The following are encoded in a window of Phragmites australis chromosome 22, lpPhrAust1.1, whole genome shotgun sequence genomic DNA:
- the LOC133904280 gene encoding ASI1-immunoprecipitated protein 2-like isoform X2, with product MRLRKANGERRSSDHRNNDVSWISEVKDISNVAVRKKRGRRAPPSAKRLRGQQVDKVIDSDDAVDNDIDDTDEGQVGKNQSIAHIEECIDGGTGDLDIPKTGKSGNSSDGLSSASEEQDHSTNSKDIIKKSSTQTTERVSESPTRSKKDEFHLKQEGVDIEPTGQNDLANEDGSHAKAAVVKKGTVEERSSQEIKDDVFDAQVNMTSSENRSAEEIEDVKVCDICGDVGDEDKLAVCSRCNDGAEHTYCMRVMMEEVPDSEWLCEDCQTVVELEKKKLEKCEVKVGTSKGQFFEGKINEPLDAAKRSSSDSELNVENVGNKESDTANEGSDVVNNRMEEDAVITSLVRETIPEPGGLYTGADSRKRMPLSQESSFKFDADKGKQPSHQVATSLASNAPKNQAPQPRGQLSKSTSFNNSKVPKVKQLLNEVPQKPKNLKESWSSIIKKEGPVSMTTKSATFKKPKPSEPANKAKSSILSTAEGPRVVNPLVSQNVSNDRCTSILGCPSVTTSMVAPVLSKADTTAQHLATGNNMSDSNNLSTAHGQGGKNSLGNSELKKLPLAKVPGSMMICNAEKSSGILGPGAQRKIIQNSDPSHRDNKIKDPPGFRLGASGSNRAIRCQRCNEAGHSTQFCALGKLRLSAIKPLSERNLKEASAKRNKTSETSTMVATEKAASRIADQSEQIPKCGTSQNQMYGPTDVLSASFSHLKKPSLFIQTNEQDMRYGLSNPGSTASVDCIKLKSKDDNPTLSATTGSSVDNGPMPSDQRDESSQGFSTGGEPIASTVPELDYIWQGGFELWRTGRSPELCDGFQAHLSCSASQSVLEVAKKFPSKVQLEELPRQNSWPTQFQESGPTYDNVGLFFFARDVQSYENHYSKLVENMLKNDLVLRGSVDTVELLIFPSNILSKNFQRWNMLYFLWGVFRVSRKDCSNLPPDVPTCRRKSNLSEDPWAVDPNTSVLSSSHSFSKDTNNFDEPDRNFVKSATCADYQCLPSLEANHQGSLNGENSLNQPVSGTPLDDHHDSVTARCSTDNNGAIDHSATAAGRKHQNLNYSEHRDKTRDTFDGTVSERDFDVNMVPIACSVPLIHEEPGKESKTIKINDAEHLMDIDHVNTAEVNTGALDPFLHASGGACKRDFEMINGADGALEHKKIKLDNVVSPNSGLRENINDGRLSSKMHPLTASSVDGGTDNKLMAGSSNSDGKCVFPLDLNEVDDAVSENIVNILSSDDEESPEPGVPDLKLETRDDRSSGKVTLSSVSSKVGEKQNNGDNLPTDITGSLSLSLGFPSRKGTS from the exons ATGCGAT TAAGGAAGGCAAACGGAGAGAGGCGTAGCTCAGATCATCGCAATAATGATGTTTCATGGATCTCGGAGGTTAAAGACATATCTAATGTTGCTGTAAGGAAGAAAAGGGGGAGAAGAGCACCTCCATCTGCTAAAAGATTACGTGGTCAACAGGTTGATAAGGTGATTGACAGTGATGATGCCGTTGACAATGACATCGATGATACAGATGAAGGCCAGGTTGGTAAAAATCAGTCTATTGCGCACATTGAGGAATGCATTGATGGGGGAACTGGTGATCTAGACATACCAAAAACAGGCAAGTCAGGTAATTCTTCTGATGGTCTATCCTCAGCTTCAGAAGAACAAGATCATTCGACAAACTCCAAagatataataaaaaaatctagCACTCAAACCACAGAGAGGGTTTCTGAAAGCCCAACGAGAAGCAAGAAAGATGAATTTCATTTGAAACAGGAAGGGGTTGATATTGAGCCCACAGGCCAGAATGACTTAGCAAATGAAGATGGTTCTCATGCGAAAGCAGCTGTTGTGAAGAAGGGTACTGTTGAAGAAAGAAGCTCTCAAGAAATCAAGGATGAC GTATTTGACGCGCAAGTGAATATGACTTCCTCTGAGAATAGAAGTGCTGAAGAAATTGAAGAT GTGAAAGTGTGTGACATATGTGGAGATGTTGGTGACGAGGATAAGCTTGCTGTCTGTAGTAGATGCAATGATGGTGCTGAGCATAC TTATTGTATGCGGGTAATGATGGAAGAGGTTCCAGATAGTGAGTGGTTGTGTGAAGACTGCCAAACTGTGGTAGAACTTGAAAAGAAGAAACTAGAAAAATGTGAGGTGAAGGTTGGCACTTCAAAAGGACAGTTCTTTGAAGGGAAAATAAACGAGCCTCTCGATGCTGCAAAGAGAAGTTCTTCTGACAGTGAATTGAATGTAGAAAATGTAGGTAACAAAGAGTCAGATACTGCAAATGAGGGCAGTGATGTGGTCAATAACAGGATGGAAGAAGATGCTGTGATTACTTCCTTAGTTAGAGAAACTATTCCAGAACCTGGTGGCTTATACACAGGGGCTGACTCCAGAAAAAGAATGCCACTGTCACAGGAGAGCTCATTCAAGTTCGATGCGGACAAAGGAAAGCAACCCAGTCATCAAGTGGCAACCTCATTGGCATCTAATGCTCCGAAGAATCAGGCACCACAACCTCGTG GTCAACTTTCCAAATCCACTTCTTTCAATAACTCAAAGGTTCCCAAAGTGAAACAGCTATTGAATGAAGTTCCTCAGAAGCCAAAAAATTTGAAGGAATCTTGGTCTTCTATCATTAAAAAGGAGGGTCCAGTGAGCATGACTACTAAGTCCGCAACCTTCAAAAAGCCTAAACCTTCTGAGCCAGCAAATAAGGCAAAGTCTTCTATCTTGTCAACTGCTGAGGGGCCAAGGGTGGTGAATCCGCTGGTGAGCCAAAATGTTTCAAATGATAGATGCACTTCTATATTGGGGTGTCCCTCTGTTACTACATCAATGGTTGCTCCTGTTCTTTCAAAAGCTGACACCACAGCTCAGCACCTCGCTACAGGAAATAACATGTCAGACTCTAATAATTTAAGCACTGCTCATGGACAGGGTGGTAAAAACTCTCTTG GAAACAGTGAGCTAAAGAAACTGCCTTTAGCAAAAGTGCCTGGAAGTATGATGATATGTAATGCTGAGAAATCCTCTGGTATTCTTGGTCCCGGTGCACAGAGAAAGATAATTCAAAACTCAGATCCTTCACACCGGGATAATAAAATAAAGGACCCACCTGGCTTCAGACTGGGTGCTTCTGGCAGTAATCGTGCAATTCGTTGCCAAAGATGTAATGAAGCAGGTCATTCTACACAATTTTGTGCTCTTGGCAAACTTCGCTTGTCTGCAATAAAACCTTTGAGTGAGCGAAACTTGAAGGAAGCATCTGCCAAAAGGAATAAAACTTCTGAAACTAGCACAATGGTGGCTACTGAAAAGGCTGCTTCCAGAATAGCAGATCAATCTGAGCAAATCCCAAAATGTGGTACTTCTCAGAATCAGATGTATGGGCCAACAGATGTTTTATCTGCCTCATTCAGCCACTTGAAGAAGCCCTCCTTGTTCATTCAAACTAATGAGCAGGATATGAGATACGGTTTGTCCAACCCTGGCAGCACAGCTTCAGTAGATTGTATTAAGCTGAAGTCCAAAGATGATAATCCCACTCTATCTGCCACAACAGGAAGCTCtgttgataatggtcctatgccaAGTGATCAAAGGGATGAATCCAGTCAAGGCTTTTCAACTGGTGGTGAACCAATAGCTTCAACTGTCCCAGAGCTGGACTACATATGGCA AGGTGGTTTTGAGCTATGGAGGACTGGAAGATCACCGGAGCTATGCGATGGTTTCCAAGCCCACTTATCATGTTCTGCTTCACAGTCAGTGCTGGAAgtagcaaagaaattcccttcAAAAGTCCAGCTTGAGGAACTTCCTCGTCAGAACTCATGGCCAACACAATTTCAGGAAAGTGGTCCAACATATGACAATGttggtcttttcttctttgctaGAGATGTTCAGAG CTATGAAAATCACTACAGTAAATTAGTTGAAAATATGCTGAAGAATGATTTAGTGCTCAGAGGAAGTGTTGACACAGTTGAGTTGCTTATATTCCCTTCCAATATCCTGTCAAAAAACTTCCAAA GATGGAACATGCTCTATTTTTTATGGGGTGTGTTCAGAGTTAGCAGAAAAGATTGCTCAAACCTTCCACCTGATGTACCCACATGTAGACGCAAATCTAATTTGAGTGAGGATCCCTGGGCTGTAGATCCAAATACCTCTGTTCTGTCTTCTAGTCATTCATTCTCAAAAGACACGAATAATTTTGATGAACCAGACCGCAATTTCGTGAAGTCAGCTACTTGTGCAGACTATCAATGTCTACCGAGTTTGGAAGCCAATCATCAGGGATCTTTGAATGGAGAGAACTCTTTGAATCAGCCTGTGAGTGGAACACCTTTAGATGATCATCATGATTCAGTTACAGCACGATGTTCAACGGATAACAATGGTGCTATCGATCACTCTGCCACCGCTGCAGGAAGAAAGCACCAG AACCTTAATTATTCAGAACACCGAGATAAAACGCGGGACACTTTCGATGGTACTGTTAGTGAAAGAGATTTTGATGTGAATATGGTGCCAATTGCTTGCTCTGTCCCCTTAATCCATGAAGAACCTGGTAAGGAGAGCAAAACCATCAAGATTAACGATGCAGAGCACCTCATGGATATAGACCATGTCAATACTGCTGAGGTTAACACAGGTGCACTGGATCCTTTTTTACATGCATCAGGTGGTGCATGTAAAAGAGATTTTGAGATGATCAATGGAGCTGATGGAGCACTCGAGCATAAGAAAATTAAATTGGATAATGTAGTGTCTCCAAACTCTGGTTTACGTGAGAATATCAATGATGGAAGGTTATCTTCTAAGATGCATCCCCTCACAGCTTCCTCTGTGGATGGTGGCACTGACAATAAACTGATGGCAGGAAGCTCAAACAGTGATGGAAAGTGCGTGTTTCCACTAGATCTAAATGAAGTGGATGATGCAGTATCTGAGAATATTGTAAATATTCTGTCTTCAGATGATGAAGAGTCACCAGAACCTGGTGTGCCAGATCTTAAGCTGGAAACGAGGGATGATAGATCTTCAGGAAAGGTCACGTTGTCCTCTGTTTCATCAAAGGTTGGAGAGAAGCAAAATAATGGAGATAATCTGCCAACTGATATAACGggttccctctccctctctcttggtttTCCGTCAAGGAAAGGAACAAGCTAG
- the LOC133904280 gene encoding ASI1-immunoprecipitated protein 2-like isoform X3 has translation MRLRKANGERRSSDHRNNDVSWISEVKDISNVAVRKKRGRRAPPSAKRLRGQQVDKVIDSDDAVDNDIDDTDEGQVGKNQSIAHIEECIDGGTGDLDIPKTGKSGNSSDGLSSASEEQDHSTNSKDIIKKSSTQTTERVSESPTRSKKDEFHLKQEGVDIEPTGQNDLANEDGSHAKAAVVKKGTVEERSSQEIKDDQVFDAQVNMTSSENRSAEEIEDVKVCDICGDVGDEDKLAVCSRCNDGAEHTYCMRVMMEEVPDSEWLCEDCQTVVELEKKKLEKCEVKVGTSKGQFFEGKINEPLDAAKRSSSDSELNVENVGNKESDTANEGSDVVNNRMEEDAVITSLVRETIPEPGGLYTGADSRKRMPLSQESSFKFDADKGKQPSHQVATSLASNAPKNQAPQPRGQLSKSTSFNNSKVPKVKQLLNEVPQKPKNLKESWSSIIKKEGPVSMTTKSATFKKPKPSEPANKAKSSILSTAEGPRVVNPLVSQNVSNDRCTSILGCPSVTTSMVAPVLSKADTTAQHLATGNNMSDSNNLSTAHGQGGKNSLGNSELKKLPLAKVPGSMMICNAEKSSGILGPGAQRKIIQNSDPSHRDNKIKDPPGFRLGASGSNRAIRCQRCNEAGHSTQFCALGKLRLSAIKPLSERNLKEASAKRNKTSETSTMVATEKAASRIADQSEQIPKCGTSQNQMYGPTDVLSASFSHLKKPSLFIQTNEQDMRYGSSVDNGPMPSDQRDESSQGFSTGGEPIASTVPELDYIWQGGFELWRTGRSPELCDGFQAHLSCSASQSVLEVAKKFPSKVQLEELPRQNSWPTQFQESGPTYDNVGLFFFARDVQSYENHYSKLVENMLKNDLVLRGSVDTVELLIFPSNILSKNFQRWNMLYFLWGVFRVSRKDCSNLPPDVPTCRRKSNLSEDPWAVDPNTSVLSSSHSFSKDTNNFDEPDRNFVKSATCADYQCLPSLEANHQGSLNGENSLNQPVSGTPLDDHHDSVTARCSTDNNGAIDHSATAAGRKHQNLNYSEHRDKTRDTFDGTVSERDFDVNMVPIACSVPLIHEEPGKESKTIKINDAEHLMDIDHVNTAEVNTGALDPFLHASGGACKRDFEMINGADGALEHKKIKLDNVVSPNSGLRENINDGRLSSKMHPLTASSVDGGTDNKLMAGSSNSDGKCVFPLDLNEVDDAVSENIVNILSSDDEESPEPGVPDLKLETRDDRSSGKVTLSSVSSKVGEKQNNGDNLPTDITGSLSLSLGFPSRKGTS, from the exons ATGCGAT TAAGGAAGGCAAACGGAGAGAGGCGTAGCTCAGATCATCGCAATAATGATGTTTCATGGATCTCGGAGGTTAAAGACATATCTAATGTTGCTGTAAGGAAGAAAAGGGGGAGAAGAGCACCTCCATCTGCTAAAAGATTACGTGGTCAACAGGTTGATAAGGTGATTGACAGTGATGATGCCGTTGACAATGACATCGATGATACAGATGAAGGCCAGGTTGGTAAAAATCAGTCTATTGCGCACATTGAGGAATGCATTGATGGGGGAACTGGTGATCTAGACATACCAAAAACAGGCAAGTCAGGTAATTCTTCTGATGGTCTATCCTCAGCTTCAGAAGAACAAGATCATTCGACAAACTCCAAagatataataaaaaaatctagCACTCAAACCACAGAGAGGGTTTCTGAAAGCCCAACGAGAAGCAAGAAAGATGAATTTCATTTGAAACAGGAAGGGGTTGATATTGAGCCCACAGGCCAGAATGACTTAGCAAATGAAGATGGTTCTCATGCGAAAGCAGCTGTTGTGAAGAAGGGTACTGTTGAAGAAAGAAGCTCTCAAGAAATCAAGGATGAC CAGGTATTTGACGCGCAAGTGAATATGACTTCCTCTGAGAATAGAAGTGCTGAAGAAATTGAAGAT GTGAAAGTGTGTGACATATGTGGAGATGTTGGTGACGAGGATAAGCTTGCTGTCTGTAGTAGATGCAATGATGGTGCTGAGCATAC TTATTGTATGCGGGTAATGATGGAAGAGGTTCCAGATAGTGAGTGGTTGTGTGAAGACTGCCAAACTGTGGTAGAACTTGAAAAGAAGAAACTAGAAAAATGTGAGGTGAAGGTTGGCACTTCAAAAGGACAGTTCTTTGAAGGGAAAATAAACGAGCCTCTCGATGCTGCAAAGAGAAGTTCTTCTGACAGTGAATTGAATGTAGAAAATGTAGGTAACAAAGAGTCAGATACTGCAAATGAGGGCAGTGATGTGGTCAATAACAGGATGGAAGAAGATGCTGTGATTACTTCCTTAGTTAGAGAAACTATTCCAGAACCTGGTGGCTTATACACAGGGGCTGACTCCAGAAAAAGAATGCCACTGTCACAGGAGAGCTCATTCAAGTTCGATGCGGACAAAGGAAAGCAACCCAGTCATCAAGTGGCAACCTCATTGGCATCTAATGCTCCGAAGAATCAGGCACCACAACCTCGTG GTCAACTTTCCAAATCCACTTCTTTCAATAACTCAAAGGTTCCCAAAGTGAAACAGCTATTGAATGAAGTTCCTCAGAAGCCAAAAAATTTGAAGGAATCTTGGTCTTCTATCATTAAAAAGGAGGGTCCAGTGAGCATGACTACTAAGTCCGCAACCTTCAAAAAGCCTAAACCTTCTGAGCCAGCAAATAAGGCAAAGTCTTCTATCTTGTCAACTGCTGAGGGGCCAAGGGTGGTGAATCCGCTGGTGAGCCAAAATGTTTCAAATGATAGATGCACTTCTATATTGGGGTGTCCCTCTGTTACTACATCAATGGTTGCTCCTGTTCTTTCAAAAGCTGACACCACAGCTCAGCACCTCGCTACAGGAAATAACATGTCAGACTCTAATAATTTAAGCACTGCTCATGGACAGGGTGGTAAAAACTCTCTTG GAAACAGTGAGCTAAAGAAACTGCCTTTAGCAAAAGTGCCTGGAAGTATGATGATATGTAATGCTGAGAAATCCTCTGGTATTCTTGGTCCCGGTGCACAGAGAAAGATAATTCAAAACTCAGATCCTTCACACCGGGATAATAAAATAAAGGACCCACCTGGCTTCAGACTGGGTGCTTCTGGCAGTAATCGTGCAATTCGTTGCCAAAGATGTAATGAAGCAGGTCATTCTACACAATTTTGTGCTCTTGGCAAACTTCGCTTGTCTGCAATAAAACCTTTGAGTGAGCGAAACTTGAAGGAAGCATCTGCCAAAAGGAATAAAACTTCTGAAACTAGCACAATGGTGGCTACTGAAAAGGCTGCTTCCAGAATAGCAGATCAATCTGAGCAAATCCCAAAATGTGGTACTTCTCAGAATCAGATGTATGGGCCAACAGATGTTTTATCTGCCTCATTCAGCCACTTGAAGAAGCCCTCCTTGTTCATTCAAACTAATGAGCAGGATATGAGATACG GAAGCTCtgttgataatggtcctatgccaAGTGATCAAAGGGATGAATCCAGTCAAGGCTTTTCAACTGGTGGTGAACCAATAGCTTCAACTGTCCCAGAGCTGGACTACATATGGCA AGGTGGTTTTGAGCTATGGAGGACTGGAAGATCACCGGAGCTATGCGATGGTTTCCAAGCCCACTTATCATGTTCTGCTTCACAGTCAGTGCTGGAAgtagcaaagaaattcccttcAAAAGTCCAGCTTGAGGAACTTCCTCGTCAGAACTCATGGCCAACACAATTTCAGGAAAGTGGTCCAACATATGACAATGttggtcttttcttctttgctaGAGATGTTCAGAG CTATGAAAATCACTACAGTAAATTAGTTGAAAATATGCTGAAGAATGATTTAGTGCTCAGAGGAAGTGTTGACACAGTTGAGTTGCTTATATTCCCTTCCAATATCCTGTCAAAAAACTTCCAAA GATGGAACATGCTCTATTTTTTATGGGGTGTGTTCAGAGTTAGCAGAAAAGATTGCTCAAACCTTCCACCTGATGTACCCACATGTAGACGCAAATCTAATTTGAGTGAGGATCCCTGGGCTGTAGATCCAAATACCTCTGTTCTGTCTTCTAGTCATTCATTCTCAAAAGACACGAATAATTTTGATGAACCAGACCGCAATTTCGTGAAGTCAGCTACTTGTGCAGACTATCAATGTCTACCGAGTTTGGAAGCCAATCATCAGGGATCTTTGAATGGAGAGAACTCTTTGAATCAGCCTGTGAGTGGAACACCTTTAGATGATCATCATGATTCAGTTACAGCACGATGTTCAACGGATAACAATGGTGCTATCGATCACTCTGCCACCGCTGCAGGAAGAAAGCACCAG AACCTTAATTATTCAGAACACCGAGATAAAACGCGGGACACTTTCGATGGTACTGTTAGTGAAAGAGATTTTGATGTGAATATGGTGCCAATTGCTTGCTCTGTCCCCTTAATCCATGAAGAACCTGGTAAGGAGAGCAAAACCATCAAGATTAACGATGCAGAGCACCTCATGGATATAGACCATGTCAATACTGCTGAGGTTAACACAGGTGCACTGGATCCTTTTTTACATGCATCAGGTGGTGCATGTAAAAGAGATTTTGAGATGATCAATGGAGCTGATGGAGCACTCGAGCATAAGAAAATTAAATTGGATAATGTAGTGTCTCCAAACTCTGGTTTACGTGAGAATATCAATGATGGAAGGTTATCTTCTAAGATGCATCCCCTCACAGCTTCCTCTGTGGATGGTGGCACTGACAATAAACTGATGGCAGGAAGCTCAAACAGTGATGGAAAGTGCGTGTTTCCACTAGATCTAAATGAAGTGGATGATGCAGTATCTGAGAATATTGTAAATATTCTGTCTTCAGATGATGAAGAGTCACCAGAACCTGGTGTGCCAGATCTTAAGCTGGAAACGAGGGATGATAGATCTTCAGGAAAGGTCACGTTGTCCTCTGTTTCATCAAAGGTTGGAGAGAAGCAAAATAATGGAGATAATCTGCCAACTGATATAACGggttccctctccctctctcttggtttTCCGTCAAGGAAAGGAACAAGCTAG